The following are from one region of the Oscarella lobularis chromosome 3, ooOscLobu1.1, whole genome shotgun sequence genome:
- the LOC136185012 gene encoding tyrosine aminotransferase-like — protein MLNLGRPACTVAKSRITAIFTSLLSRSTFETMSTSPSKKPKLFENSEEGWHVAASLEAKNTINPIRAILDQMTTKPNPDFKTILLSLGDPTNPEYNFLPPLPEMISAVKESFDCGKYHGYDKSFGMDSARAALAEKYSKGSKVPLTKEDVLLTSGGCSGALDIALRTLATSGENVLLPTPGFSIYKTITGGSGIIAKEYQLLPDKSWEIDLDDLESQIDEKTKAIVVNDPSNPCGSVYSREHKEAILQLALKHRLPIVSDEVYSDTVFPGVTYYSFSSLSDNVPIITCDSLGKRYLVPGWRMGWIVLHDRHGVLAKEFVPGLINMTRVHLGSCAPIQAALPEILAKTPETFFASVGGKLKRHAEVSYSALSQCVGLVPIMPQGSLYMMIGIDTKVLDFKDEIDFCTRLYGEYSVRCLPGSCFRYKNYFRIVIAASEENLQEACGRIKEFCSKNQRK, from the exons ATGCTCAATTTGGGTCGTCCGGCGTGCACCGTCGCAAAATCCCGGATAACGGCAATCTTCACCTCGCTTCTAAGTCGTTCCACGTTCGAGACAATGTCAACGAGCCCGAGCAAGAAACCGAAACTGTTCGAAAACTCCGAAGAAGGCTGGCACGTGGCAGCGTCGCTGGAAGCGAAAAATACGATCAATCCTATCCGCGCTATCCTCGATCAAATGACAACGAAGCCGAATCCCGACTTCAAGACGATTCTTCTGTCACTGG GTGATCCGACCAATCCAGAGTACAACTTCCTTCCGCCTCTGCCGGAGATGATTAGCGCCGTAAAGGAGTCGTTTGATTGTGGAAAGTACCACGGTTACGACAAATCTTTTG GAATGGATAGTGCTCGTGCTGCTCTAGCTGAAAAATATTCCAAAGGCAGCAAAGTGCCTCTTACAAAAGAg GATGTTCTCCTGACAAGCGGCGGCTGCTCGGGCGCTCTTGATATTGCCCTGCGCACTCTGGCGACGTCTGGGGAAAATGTACTCCTTCCAACGCCCGGATTTTCTATCTACAAAACTATTACGGGGGGATCTGGAATTATTGCGAAGGAATATCAACTCTTG CCGGACAAATCGTGGGAAATCGATTTAGATGATTTGGAATCTCAGATTgatgaaaaaacgaaagccaTTGTGGTCAACGATCCCTCGAATCCGTGTGGATCAGTTTATAGCCGAGAACACAAAGAGGCTATACTTCaac tggcACTAAAGCATCGTCTTCCCATTGTATCTGATGAAGTATACAGTGACACG gtttttCCTGGAGTCACCTAttattcgttttcgtcgctctctGACAACGTTCCAATCATTACTTGCGACAGCTTAGGAAAAAG ATATCTTGTTCCTGGATGGCGAATGGGATGGATTGTACTTCATGATCGCCATGGCGTATTGGCTAAAGAG TTTGTACCGGGTCTGATTAACATGACGCGTGTTCACTTGGGATCTTGCGCCCCCATTCAGGCCGCTCTTCCGGAAATCCTTGCCAAGACTCccgaaacgttttttgcCAGCGTCGGCGGAAAATTGAAA aGACACGCTGAGGTGAGCTATTCGGCTCTTTCTCAATGCGTTGGTCTCGTTCCTATCATGCCTCAAGGATCGTTATACATGATG ATTGGAATCGATACCAAAGTGTTAGACTTCAAGGATGAGATTGACTTTTGCACGCGCCTATACGGGGAGTATTCCGTCCGCTGTTTGCCTGGAAGT TGTTTTCGGTATAAAAATTACTTCCGAATAGTCATTGCGGCATCGGAAGAGAATCTCCAAGAAGCGTGTGGACGGATCAAGGAGTTTTGCTCCAAAAATCAAAGGAAATGA
- the LOC136185010 gene encoding pyruvate dehydrogenase phosphatase regulatory subunit, mitochondrial-like — MSLFRRLYARRPQFLSKRAQGGDSQNLRLPTQSRVVVCGGGVIGSSVAYHLAQRGWTDVVLLEQGRSLGCGTTWHAAGLIGLLRPTKALMTLSKYGRELYKSLETKTGFDTGFRECGSLYLATTQDSMIYFKRLLSLAKSSRIEAHLVTPKEANQLCYDHWIRTDDLKGALWVPQGGTANPSDVCQALAKGASQKGVTIITSSAVNSILTSNGRVWGVETDEGNIRCEYFVNCGGQWAHQLGKKSNPQVAIPLHSTEHFYVVTQPIKGIPNMLPVMREYDAGVYLREWSGGVCAGAFEVEAKPCFADGIPDNFEFQLLPEDWEHIAGPLEAAIHRMPALGKAEIRQQINGPESFTPDNRYIIGEAPEIENYFVAAGLNSTGIANAAGVGRCLVEWIIDGQPSVDLTLMDIKRFAEHHNEKSFLYNRVKEVVGSIYALPYPGKQFNESRGVKWSPLAERHENAGAVWCEVMGNEIVQWFGDGKHDNDENTFGRPRWLEFVRAELLAAWQSSALFDLTSFAKFEIRGRGALHLVEKLCCVKTNMSNYSQQHAIMLNEKGGIEVDCQLVRLEENRYFLLAAAELLTRAHHWIRKHLPEDQSVTVFDRTDDYALLSLIGPKTDTILSRAFDLSTLQPEEAKEADFVLGDFSPVILTKDKMQATSILVPAKFAIDVYDQLMKSNRNELIDAGMHAYNAWRVQNGLATWQRELSPYISPLEAGMTDLIDYTKYFIGKEALLSQREDGIKRTLALFRLEDPTGEVMPWGNEPIRKRGEEIVGVTTSGATFDVDSEAALCLGYVNLADWHNLATDKAIRDHLVEMENDYVIDVSGKAYRAKIVY, encoded by the exons ATGTCgcttttccgtcgtctctATGCGAGAAGACCgcaatttctttcaaaaagagCGCAGGGAGGCGATAGCCAaaatcttcgtcttcctacGCAATCGCGAGTTGTCGTGTGCGGTGGAGGCGTCATTGGCTCCTCCGTTGCCTATCATCTCGCCCAGCGCGGCTGGACAGACGTCGTTCTGCTGGAACAGggaag GTCTTTGGGATGCGGTACAACTTGGCATGCCGCTGGACTCATTGGGCTGCTAAGACCAACTAAGGCTCTAATGACTCTATCGAAATACGGTCGAGAATTGTACAAAAGtttagaaacgaaaacgggGTTCGACACAG GATTTCGAGAATGCGGCTCATTATATTTGGCAACCACCCAGGACAGCATGATCTATTTCAAAagacttctttctcttgccaA ATCTTCTCGCATTGAAGCTCATCTCGTCACGCCAAAAGAAGCGAATCAACTTTGCTACGATCACTGGATCAGAACAGATGACCTCAAA GGAGCTCTGTGGGTGCCACAGGGCGGTACCGCAAATCCAAGTGACGTCTGTCAAGCTCTAGCAAAAGGAGCGTCCCAAAAAG GGGTTACAATTATCACAAGCTCCGCTGTCAATTCTATTCTCACGTCCAATGGACGAGTGTGGGGCGTGGAAACAGACGAGGGAAACATTCGCTGCGAATATTTTGTTAATTGTGGTGGTCAG tgGGCACACCAACTCGGAAAG AAATCGAATCCCCAAGTGGCAATTCCCTTACATTCGACGGAACACTTCTACGTCGTTACTCAGCCAATCAAAGGAATTCCAAACATGCTGCCAGTCATGAGGGAATACGACGCTGGCGTATATCTTCGCGAGTGGAGTGGAGGCGTCTGCGCGGGCGCTTTCGAAGTAGAAGCTAAGCCCTGCTTCGCTGACGGAATACCAGACAATTTTGAATTCCAATTACTACCAGAAGACTGGGAACATATCG CTGGGCCTCTTGAAGCCGCAATTCATCGCATGCCAGCGCTTGGGAAAGCCGAAATAAGACAGCAAATCAACGGGCCAGAAAGTTTTACACCTGACAATCGCTACATTATCGGAGAAGCGCCGGAG ATAGAGAATTATTTCGTTGCTGCCGGCTTGAATTCGACCGGCATTGCTAATGCGGCAGGCGTCGGAAGATGCCTTGTCGAGTGGATCATTGACGGGCAGCCGAGCGTCGATCTAACGTTGATGGATATCAAGCGTTTTGCTGAACACCACAAcgagaaatcgtttctctaCAATCGAGTGAAGGAGGTTGTCGGTTCGATCTACGCGCTGCCTTATCCCGGAAAACAGTTCAATGAATCAAGAGGCGTCAAGTGGTCGCCACTGGCAGAGCGACACGAGAACGCGGGAGCGGTCTGGTGCGAAGTGATGGGAAACGAAATCGTCCAATGGTTCGGAGACGGAAAACAC GATAATGATGAGAATACGTTTGGTCGGCCTCGTTGGCTTGAATTCGTTCGGGCAGAATTGCTCGCTGCCTGGCAGTCCTCGGCTCTCTTCGATCTCACATCCTTCGCCAAATTTGAAATTCGA GGAAGAGGGGCTTTGCATTTGGTTGAAAAACTGTGCTGCGTCAAGACAAACATGTCCAACTATTCTCAACAGCACGCAATTATGCTGAACGAAAAGGGAGGAATTGAAGTCGACTGCCAACTCGTTCGTTTAGAGGAGAACAG GTACTTTCTTCTGGCTGCAGCTGAATTGCTAACCAGAGCTCATCACTGGATTCGTAAACATCTTCCAGAAGATCAGTCCGTCACCGTCTTTGACAGAACGGATGACTATGCTCTACTTAGTCTTATTGGGCCGAAGACAGATACAATTTTGTCGCGAGCGTTTGACCTATCAACACTTCAACCGGAAGAAGCAAAG GAAGCAGACTTCGTTTTGGGCGATTTCTCGCCTGTCATATTGACGAAAGACAAAATGCAAGCAACAAGTATTCTTGTTCCAGCAAAA TTCGCAATCGACGTCTACGATCAGCTCATGAAATCGAACAGAAACGAACTGATCGACGCCGGAATGCACGCTTACAACGCATGGAGAGTACAAAACGGCTTAGCAACCTGGCAACGCGAACTATCGCCTTACATATCACCATTAGAAGCGGGAATGACCGATCTGATCGACTAcacaaag TATTTTATAGGAAAAGAGGCGCTTCTCTCCCAGCGAGAGGATGGAATCAAACGAACATTGGCTCTTTTTCGACTCGAAGATCCGACTGGCGAAGTGATGCCGTGGGGAAACGAGCCCATTCGGAAAAGGGGGGAAGAAATTGTGggcgtgacgacgtcgggagcgacgttcgacgtcgatagcGAAGCTGCGCTCTGTCTCGGTTATGTCAATTTAGCCGATTGGCACAATCTTGCGACGGACAAAGCCATACGAGATCATTTGGTGGAGATGGAGAACGactacgtcatcgacgtGTCGGGGAAAGCGTATCGGGCCAAGATTGTCTACTAA
- the LOC136185019 gene encoding charged multivesicular body protein 4b-like, which produces MHRLFGGKKKKEAPAPTAQDAIQRLKTTEEMLEKKTEFLEAKIKGELQNAKKHGTKNKRAALMALKRKKRYEKQLQQIDGTLSTIEFQREALENANTNAEVLKNMHVASQALKSAHKTLDVDDVHDLMDDISEQNELAQEISEALTQGVGAAQDIDEDDLMAELEELEQEQIDEQMLNIQSSDLELPEVPEAAPAAAAVAPTRAKAKSAEDKELEELEAWATA; this is translated from the exons ATGCATCGACTCTTCGGtggcaagaaaaagaaggaggcGCCAGCTCCGACGGCGCAGGATGCGATTCAACGACTCAAAACAACGGAGGAGatgctagaaaaaaaaaccgagTTTCTGGAAGCGAAAATAAAGGGAGAACTTCAAAACGCTAAAAAGCACGGCACGAAAAATAAGAGGG CCGCTCTGATGGCACTGAAACGCAAGAAGCGATACGAGAAGCAGCTCCAGCAGATCGACGGGACCCTGTCGACAATCGAATTTCAACGCGAAGCGCTCGAAAACGCGAATACGAACGCGGAAGTCCTAAAAAATATGCACGTCGCCTCGCAAGCTCTCAAATCGGCTCACAAAACCCT AGATGTGGATGATGTTCACGATCTCATGGACGATATATCAGAACAAAATGAATTGGCTCAAGAAATATCAGAGGCGTTGACTCAAGGTGTCGGTGCCGCACAGGATATTGATGAG GACGACCTGATGGCCGAGCTTGAAGAACTCGAACAGGAACAGATTGACGAACAAATGCTAAACATTCAAAGTTCAGATCTCGAACTTCCAGAAGTTCCTGAAGCAGCtccggcagcagcagcagtagcac ctACTCGGGCTAAGGCAAAGAGTGCTGAAGACAAAGAGCTTGAAGAACTCGAGGCTTGGGCTACGGCCTAG
- the LOC136185017 gene encoding NAD-dependent protein deacylase sirtuin-5, mitochondrial-like: protein MESGFPRSDMKAFREVIKNSRHILVLSGAGISAESGIPTFRGQGGFWRKYQATDLATMDAFERNPSLVWEFYSYRREVAKSKEPNAAHLAIAQLEKRLEEENKGRTVTVVTQNIDRLHHRAGSKNILELHGSLFQTRCTKCGEIEETYKSPICPALEGKGAPEVDVPDSRIPIDSLPKCDRCQGLLRPHVVWFGEDLFPHVLTAVDNAMEKCDVCLVVGTSSVVYPAAAYAPDLAKRGVPVAEFNIETTPVTGAFAFHFCGKAGDLLPLALDKDDPPDVSAS, encoded by the exons ATGGAATCGGGCTTTCCGCGATCCGATATGAAAGCTTTTCGGGAAGTCATTAAAAATTCGCGTCATATCCTAGTGCTATCTGGCGCTGGAATCAGCGCGGAAAGCGGAATTCCCACGTTTCGCGGCCAAGGCGGATTCTGGCGAAAATATCAGGCAACAGATTTGGCGACAATGGACGCATTCGAACGCAATCCGTCGCTCGTCTGGGAATTCTACAGCTACAGACGAGAGGTAGCGAAAAGCAAGGAACCGAACGCAGCTCATCTCGCAATCGCTCAATTggaaaaacgactcgaagaGGAGAACAAGGGACGAACTGTCACTGTCGTGACGCAGAATATCGATCGGCTCCACCATCGCGCCGGATCGAAAAATATTCTCGAATTGCACG gttctctttttcagacGCGATGCACAAAGTGCGGGGAAATAGAAGAGACCTACAAAAGTCCGATTTGTCCTGCTTTGGAAGGAAAAGG AGCTCCGGAAGTGGATGTGCCGGATTCTCGAATACCAATTGATTCTCTGCCAAAATGCGATCGATGCCAAGGATTGTTGAGACCGCATGTTGTCTGGTTTGGCGAGGATTTATTTCCTCACGTTTTAACTGCTGTCGATAATGCTATGGAAAAGTGTGACGTCTGCTTAGTC gTTGGCACTTCATCTGTCGTCTATCCTGCCGCAGCTTATGCTCCGGATTTGGCAAAGAGAGGAGTACCCGTAGCAGAATTCAATATTGAAACGACACCAGTGACAGGAGCGTTTGC ATTTCATTTTTGTGGCAAGGCCGGCGACCTTTTGCCTCTGGCTCTGGACAAGGATGATCCTCCTGATGTATCAGCTTCATAA
- the LOC136185016 gene encoding riboflavin transporter 2-like produces MGQFSPELISALFVGEGLSGVIPAVLGLIQTQNTPSANETSFYCPHDQPPQILRFSVGVYFGLLSLLMLLSFVGFLGLRHYKGMNALKNTENKCQVGEASALIQVSHNARETSPTMRSVYGIYLLLMMSWISCLAYGLLPPISPYAFQPYGNSWSAAIVNSGILSTPITALIAYWLPWNRILGQRGPIMLVNVFVMIITVLAGFIVWVASPMCDRDRPLYGKPGGAFPLLLANVALYSGVTFVSIVLAREVEKRWGEKGLLYYGLVSQIGSLIGTLSIFGPVQLKLFKQPSKSKCN; encoded by the exons ATGGGTCAATTTTCTCCTGAACTAATCAGTGCACTCTTCGTTGGGgaag GTTTGAGTGGCGTCATTCCTGCCGTGTTGGGATTGATTCAGACGCAGAATACTCCGTCGGCGAATGAGACGAGCTTCTATTGTCCACACGATCAGCCTCCTCAGATTCTGCGCTTTTCTGTTGGTGTCTACTTTGGtttgctttctcttctcatGCTACTGAGCTTCGTCGGTTTTCTCGGTCTCAGGCACTACAAAGGAATGAACGCGTTGAAAAATACCGAGAACAAATGCCAAGTTGGAGAGGCATCTGCTCTGATTCAAGTTTCACATAATGCACGCGAAACGTCTCCTACAATGCGCTCTGTTTACGGCATATATTTGCTTTTGATGATGAGCTGGATTAGCTGCCTTGCCTATGGCCTTCTACCGCCTATATCACCGTATGCCTTTCAGCCGTATGGAAACAGTTGGTCAGCAGCCATAGTCAACAGTGGAATCCTGTCCACTCCAATCACCGCACTCATTGCCTATTGGTTACCGTGGAACCGAATTCTAGGGCAACGCGGTCCAATAATGCTAGTGAATGTCTTTGTTATGATTATAACTGTCTTGGCGGGATTTATTGTGTGGGTTGCTTCGCCCATGTGCGATCGAGATCGGCCTCTTTATGGGAAACCAGGCGGAGCCTTTCCATTG CTCCTGGCTAATGTAGCCCTTTATTCTGGTGTCACGTTTGTGAGCATTGTTCTTGCGAGGGAAGTGGAAAAACGGTGGGGTGAAAAGGGCTTACTTTATTATGGACTGGTCTCGCAGATAGGCTCTTTGATTGGCACGCTTTCTATTTTCGGTCCCGTTCAGCTAAAACTATTCAAACAAccatcaaaatcaaaatgcaattaa
- the LOC136184533 gene encoding uncharacterized protein, giving the protein MEELVDEDDVRAYIAQGFTHDKISDLLTGQFPSVRGFSARSVRRYCKEHDIHWTTPVTDDELQREVEKGVEAVGPTYGRKTMKGYLATQGLYGIGEARVGRALKEAAPEYHQSRQASAARRANPIPYYAEYFGHKLHIDQNEKLGMYGVTHVAAIDGYSGKLVQTATMPLKNNQVIYRDVFRPVALTYGLWDQLRVDHGSEFLLTLFVQESLSAQRTNTSRECYVQSDSRRNHPIERIWGEVNQRVNYPIKAALNILVEQDALDLTDEKSKFSVSSVAMETSKVGMARFVDSWNMHPIPGRGTPDFIWTQQNRAAPIPPYAVPSLHEAVLAYEAATGGTLVPPHTFGLDVLAHSPAKTLEREQQMRHNFNLEDIFSRAVNGDGTLLQQAVTYHRRLTESLL; this is encoded by the exons ATGGAAGAATTggtggacgaagacgatgtcAGAGCGTACATTGCTCAAGGCTTTACGCACGACAAAATAAGCGACCTCCTGACGGGACAGTTTCCCAGTGTTCGAGGTTTTAGTGCCCGCAGTGTTCGACGCTATTGCAAGGAGCACGACATTCACTGGACCACTCCTGTCACAGACGACGAGCTGCAACGCGAAGTGGAGAAGGGCGTGGAAGCT GTTGGTCCAACGTACGgcagaaaaacgatgaaggGGTACCTAGCGACGCAGGGACTGTACGGAATCGGCGAG GCGAGGGTGGGGCGGGCTTTGAAGGAGGCGGCGCCGGAGTACCACCAGAGCAGGCAGGCATCGGCTGCTCGTCGAGCAAATCCAATACCATACTACGCCGAATATTTTGGACACAAATTACACAtcgatcaaaacgaaaaactaGGAATGTACGGCGTCACTCACGTCGCGGCGATCGACGGTTACAGCGGAAAACTTGTTCAAACAGCTACGATGCCGCTCAAGAATAATCAAGTAATATATAGAGACGTTTTCCGCCCAGTTGCTTTGACGTACGGACTCTGGGACCAACTGAGAGTTGATCACGGTTCGGAATTTCTTCTCACTCTCTTCGTCCAAGAAAGTCTCTCTGCCCAAAGGACAAATACTTCACGAGAATGTTACGTGCAGTCAGATTCGAGAAGG AACCACCCCATTGAAAGGATATGGGGAGAAGTAAATCAACGCGTCAATTATCCAATAAAGGCAGCCCTAAATATTCTCGTCGAGCAAGACGCCTTAGACTTGACAGATGAAAAGAGCAAGTTTTCTGTGTCGTCCGTCGCCATGGAGACAAGCAAGGTGGGCATGGCTCGTTTTGTCGATTCGTGGAACATGCATCCCATACCAG GTCGGGGAACGCCAGACTTCATATGGACACAGCAGAATCGCGCTGCGCCGATTCCTCCTTACGCGGTTCCATCTCTTCATGAAGCCGTTCTTGCCTACGAGGCCGCAACAGGAGGAACTCTTGTCCCTCCTCATACGTTTGGATTAGACGTTTTAGCTCACAGTCCCGCCAAGACGCTAGAAAGAGAACAACAAATGCGTCACAATTTCAATTTGGAGGACATTTTTTCTCGTGCTGTAAATGGTGACGGCACCTTACTGCAGCAGGCCGTCACTTATCATCGCCGTCTCACCGAATCGTTGTTGTAA
- the LOC136184239 gene encoding arylsulfatase I-like produces MGGVSLLVLACVFVAQTLAQSKPHIVFLLLDDLGYNDVGWHNHFNDVLTPALDSLARNGTILEHFYTQPICTPTRAALMTGRYPIRNGMQHATIANSSPWGLPLNETLLSDKLKSLGYATAIVGKWHLGFFKEEYLPLKRGFDQQVGYYGGNENYFFHHAPFDAVKVGLDWHRNETEEGVVENDVGVYSAFLYSKGAVDVIMNHDANRGPLFLYVPFQAVHSPLNDVPPSYCMNPVQFVTNSSRRLNAAHLWCADDVVRNITKALEAKGMLDDTVIVFQSDNGAEHFYSGGGGNYGSNYPLRGIKRQMFEGGVRVASFIFGGKNFRKIIPAGEIRGGLFHVTDWLPTLVTLAGGDPQKGSLPLDGLNQLPFLSENKTVRTEIFHNYDPELMGSNIPTQAAVRVGDWKLIQFYNKTLMLFNVIDDQTESVDLAAKMPDKVKELNATMQKYISEAVPINNKPADLHQTPKIWKPWH; encoded by the exons ATGGGTGGAGTTTCGCTGCTCGTTTTGGCCTGCGTTTTCGTTGCACAAACCCTAGCTCAATCGAAGCCTCacatcgtctttcttcttctcgacgacctCGGCTACAATGACGTCGGATGGCACAATCACTTCAACGACGTCCTGACGCCTGCTCTCGACTCTCTCGCGCGAAACGGAACAATTCTCGAGCATTTCTACACGCAACCGATCTGCACTCCAACGCGAGCCGCTCTTATGACGGGTCGTTATCCGATACGAAACGGAATGCAGCATGCGACGATCGCAAATAGCTCGCCGTGGGGTTTGCCATTGAACGAGACTCTCCTTTCGGATAAATTGAAATCGCTCGGCTACGCGACAGCAATCGTCGGAAAATGGCATCTAGGGTTCTTCAAAGAGGAGTATTTGCCTCTGAAGCGCGGCTTTGATCAGCAAGTGGGATACTATGGAGGCaatgaaaattatttttttcatcaCGCTCCCTTTGATGCCGTCAAAGTTGGTTTGGATTGGCATCGCAACGAGACCGAGGAGGGTGTTgttgaaaatgacgtcggcGTCTATAGTGCGTTTCTTTACTCGAAAGGGGCCGTAGATGTCATTATGAATCACGATGCGAATCGTGGACCGCTCTTTCTCTACGTTCCTTTTCAGGCTGTTCATTCCCCGTTGAATGACGTTCCTCCGAGTTATTGTATGAATCCTGTTCAATTCGTGACAAACTCCTCTAGAAG GCTTAATGCTGCTCACTTGTGGTGCGCTGATGACGTTGTTCGAAATATAACGAAGGCGTTGGAAGCAAAGGGAATGCTTGACGATACCGTTATCGTCTTTCAAAGCGACAACGGTGCGGAGCACTTTTACTCCGGAGGCGGGGGAAATTACGGCTCAAATTATCCATTGAGAGGAATCAAGAGACAG ATGTTCGAAGGAGGAGTTAGGGTTGCCTCTTTTATTTTCGGTGGGAAAAATTTTAGGAAAATTATTCCTGCGGGCGAAATTCGTGGCGGGCTGTTTCACGTTACCGATTGGCTGCCCACATTGGTCACTCTCGCTGGCGGAGATCCGCAGAAGGGATCACTGCCCCTAGACGGTCTCAACCAGCTACCGTTTCTAAGCGAGAACAAAACCGTGCGAACGGAAATATTTCATAATTATGATCCGGAATTGATGGGCAGTAACATTCCAACGCAGGCTGCCGTTCGCGTGGGAGATTGGAAGTTGATTCAATTCTATAACAAAACGTTGATGTTGTTTAACGTTATTGATGATCAGACGGAATCGGTGGATCTCGCCGCGAAGATGCCAGACAAAGTGAAGGAGCTGAATGCTACGATGCAGAAGTACATCAGCGAAGCCGTTCCAATCAATAACAAGCCCGCAGATTTACATCAAACGCCGAAAATATGGAAACCGTGGCACTAA
- the LOC136184254 gene encoding IST1 homolog, with protein sequence MFGGGFRGQKLRVNLKLAINRFKHLEKKKTENAIKARKEIAEYLSQAKIERAKIRVEHIIREDYLVEAMEIVEMYCDLILARFGLIETMKTCDEGLQEAVCTLIWVTPRLSTDVAELRMISEQFALKYGKPFAEMCRANKQGLVNEKVVERLGVKAPPRSLVENYLVAIGKTHGIDYEADPMAFEDGLAPMLDENPNFSSELKVPLGDPLPSYPPGPSYGAPPPSSMPYPNQPPAAMPQPQSKPSSAYPPGPSAGFSPYPGPPAGPSVGYAPGPTPGYPPAGSNSSGLPPLPQVPTNSLPGSRSGAGGASGDNVDFDELTRRFEELKKKK encoded by the exons ATGTTTGGTGGAGGTTTTCGCGGGCAAAAGTTGCGCGTCAATCTCAAACTTGCCATCAATCGATTCAAGCActtggaaaagaagaaaa CCGAAAATGCCATCAAAGctcgaaaagaaatcgcgGAGTATCTCTCGCAGgcaaaaatcgaaagagcAAAGATCAGA GTCGAACACATCATCCGAGAAGACtatctcgtcgaagcgatggaaatcgtcgaaatgTACTGCGATCTCATTCTTGCACGCTTCGGTCTGATTGAAACAATgaa aaCATGTGACGAAGGCTTACAGGAAGCCGTTTGCACGCTCATATGGGTAACACCGCGCCTTTCCACCGACGTGGCCGAATTGCGAATG ATTTCAGAGCAATTTGCTTTGAAGTATGGAAAGCCTTTCGCGGAAATGTGCCGAGCCAATAAACAGGGGCTCGTAAACGAAAAG GTTGTCGAAAGGCTGGGCGTCAAAGCGCCACCGCGCTCCCTGGTGGAAAATTATCTCGTGGCAATCGGAAAGACGCACGGAATCGATTACGAGGCCGATCCAATGGCTTTT GAGGACGGTCTTGCTCCCATGTTGGACGAGAATCCGAACTTTTCTTCTGAATTGAAAGTTCCGTTGGGAGATCCCCTACCATCCTACCCACCCGGGCCCTCTTAT GGTGcacctcctccttcttcgatGCCTTATCCTAACCAACCTCCTGCTGCTATGCCCCAGCCACAAAGCAAA cctTCGTCTGCTTATCCTCCGGGTCCCAGTG ctgGGTTTTCTCCCTACCCGGGTCCTCCTGCTGGTCCGTCTGTTGGCTATGCTCCTGGTCCCACTCCGGGCTATCCTCCAGCTGGTTCCAATTCATCGGGACTCCCGCCTCTTCCTCAAGTGCCAACGAATAGTTTGCCTGGCTCGAGAAGCGGCGCTGGCGGAGCGAGCGGCGATAACGTTGACTTTGACGAGCTGACAAGACGATTTGAGGagctaaagaagaagaaatga